A single Natranaerobius thermophilus JW/NM-WN-LF DNA region contains:
- the guaB gene encoding IMP dehydrogenase, which yields MEYNDKIVNEGLTFDDVLLVPSKSQIIPKDIDIQTRLTNKIRLNIPLMSAGMDTVTEARLAVAMAREGGIGIIHKNMSIDKQATEVDRVKRSEHGVITNPFSLSQNHKISDAAALMERYRISGVPITESGKLIGIITNRDLRFETDFNRPIKEVMTDSNLITASEGISMSEAQKILQENKVEKLPLTDDEGNLKGLITIKDIEKSIKFPNAAKDETGRLLAGAAVGPGKDLDERVAALVEAKVDVIVIDTAHGHSQNVIKAVRYVKETYPDVELVAGNVATTEGTKDLIEAGADAVKVGVGPGSICTTRIVCGVGVPQITAVLDCAKVAKEYGVPIISDGGIKYSGDIAKALSVGADVVMIGSLFAGTDESPGEFEIYQGRSYKVYRGMGSETSMKLGSKDRYFQEDKRKFVPEGIEGRVPYRGTLQDTVYQLVGGLRSGMGYCGAADIESLQKDSRMVRITASGLKESHPHDVQITKEAPNYSL from the coding sequence ATGGAATACAATGATAAAATTGTAAATGAAGGGCTTACTTTTGATGATGTGCTTTTGGTCCCTTCTAAATCTCAAATAATCCCTAAAGACATTGATATTCAAACCAGGCTAACTAATAAAATTAGATTAAATATTCCCTTGATGAGTGCAGGTATGGATACTGTCACTGAAGCTCGCCTTGCCGTAGCCATGGCAAGAGAAGGCGGCATTGGTATCATTCACAAGAATATGTCGATTGATAAGCAGGCTACTGAAGTAGATCGGGTTAAGAGATCGGAACACGGTGTAATTACAAATCCTTTCTCTTTATCCCAAAATCATAAAATATCCGATGCTGCAGCTTTAATGGAACGCTATCGTATATCAGGGGTTCCTATTACGGAAAGTGGTAAATTAATTGGTATCATTACCAACCGCGATTTGAGATTTGAAACCGATTTTAACAGACCGATAAAAGAAGTTATGACAGATTCAAATTTAATAACAGCTTCTGAAGGAATCTCAATGTCAGAAGCTCAGAAGATTCTTCAGGAAAATAAAGTTGAAAAACTACCTTTAACTGATGATGAAGGAAACTTAAAAGGTTTGATAACCATAAAAGATATTGAAAAATCAATTAAGTTTCCCAATGCCGCTAAAGATGAAACTGGTCGGTTACTGGCAGGTGCCGCAGTAGGCCCAGGCAAGGATCTGGATGAACGAGTAGCAGCTTTAGTTGAGGCCAAAGTTGATGTAATTGTTATCGATACTGCCCATGGTCATTCACAGAATGTAATTAAAGCTGTTAGATACGTTAAAGAAACATATCCTGATGTGGAACTAGTAGCAGGTAATGTAGCCACAACTGAAGGAACTAAAGATTTAATAGAAGCGGGAGCTGATGCGGTCAAAGTAGGAGTTGGCCCCGGATCAATATGTACTACTCGAATAGTTTGTGGAGTTGGGGTTCCCCAAATAACAGCTGTATTAGATTGTGCTAAGGTTGCTAAAGAATACGGAGTACCAATAATTTCTGATGGTGGTATCAAATATTCTGGAGATATAGCTAAGGCTTTATCAGTAGGGGCTGATGTTGTCATGATTGGCAGCTTATTTGCTGGTACTGATGAAAGTCCGGGTGAATTTGAAATTTATCAAGGCCGCAGTTATAAAGTCTATAGAGGAATGGGATCTGAAACCTCAATGAAATTAGGAAGTAAAGACAGATATTTCCAAGAAGACAAAAGGAAATTCGTTCCAGAAGGGATAGAAGGACGGGTTCCGTATCGTGGAACCTTACAAGATACAGTTTATCAATTAGTTGGGGGTTTAAGATCCGGTATGGGATATTGTGGTGCTGCTGATATCGAAAGTTTACAAAAGGATTCTCGTATGGTAAGAATCACTGCTTCGGGGTTAAAGGAAAGTCACCCCCACGATGTTCAAATCACTAAAGAAGCACCTAATTATTCATTATAA
- a CDS encoding cell division protein FtsA: MSDDLFALDIGTRSVIGLVCRPDNENKIKVRSFEIREHEMRSMYDGQIHDIDSVAQVVQDVKTTLEKKTDNKFGSAAIAAAGRSLETEKYYLETSLNPEQRIDPEQVYALELEAVKAAENQLQERMSSRNIHDPNYYCVAHSVINYTLNSHDIINPIGQKGDTLGVEIIATFLPQVVVDGLEGVMNQVGLSISNLTLEPIAAISLAIPEKIRMLNLALVDIGAGTSDIAITDKGSVVAYQMVPLAGDEITDKLCKELLVEFDTGEKIKFFLSQNKKEKLSYYDILGNKQEITKQKLKTIIEPQLERLSKNIGEAILEVNNGAPSAVFCVGGGSELPGLAEKLASKLDLPQEKVAVKGYEKWEKVKNLRKGLKGPQGVTPLGIALSSVQNKNFGFIDVTVNNELVRLFEHGDIKVANALVSVRFPMKDLIPKPGEGLTVWLNGEKIYYPGQEGKTAQIKVNGEPASLETELKTGDEITVEPAQKGPKASVKISQILKQTTNQYFYFNDDQINFPQAIYIDKERIDQKKGLDLYINQDCQIETRVINTVDELMKRLEIDNTKYCLYDSQNNRFLDDTENIKPQQEIIVKQKSLNDSKSDEIVESETTKGENKDKGPEQIQINVNGEELQLPEKDSHIFMDIFNVVDFKTSMKKGDLVMKINGEPAEFTDVIKNGDELMIYWSEEGPKKLPRI; this comes from the coding sequence ATGTCTGATGATTTATTTGCCCTGGATATAGGTACAAGATCTGTTATTGGCCTGGTTTGTAGACCGGATAACGAAAACAAAATAAAAGTCCGAAGTTTTGAAATTAGGGAACATGAGATGAGGAGTATGTACGATGGTCAAATTCATGATATCGATAGTGTAGCTCAAGTTGTTCAGGATGTTAAGACTACTTTAGAGAAAAAAACTGATAACAAGTTTGGCAGTGCTGCTATAGCTGCTGCTGGAAGATCTCTCGAAACAGAAAAGTATTATTTAGAGACTAGTTTGAACCCTGAACAAAGGATTGATCCTGAACAGGTATATGCCCTGGAACTAGAAGCTGTGAAAGCTGCTGAAAATCAGCTACAAGAAAGAATGAGTAGTCGTAATATTCATGACCCCAATTATTATTGTGTAGCTCATTCTGTCATCAATTATACCCTAAATAGCCATGATATAATCAATCCTATTGGTCAAAAAGGAGATACATTAGGTGTAGAAATAATAGCTACTTTTTTACCACAAGTAGTAGTAGATGGGTTAGAAGGCGTTATGAATCAAGTGGGTTTATCCATTTCTAATCTTACTTTAGAGCCAATAGCTGCTATTAGCTTAGCTATTCCAGAAAAAATAAGAATGTTAAATTTAGCCCTGGTGGATATTGGTGCAGGTACCTCAGATATTGCCATTACTGACAAAGGAAGTGTGGTAGCTTATCAAATGGTTCCTTTAGCAGGAGATGAAATAACTGACAAACTATGTAAAGAATTATTAGTAGAATTTGACACCGGAGAGAAAATCAAATTTTTCTTGTCTCAAAATAAAAAAGAAAAGTTGAGTTATTACGATATTCTGGGTAACAAGCAGGAAATAACAAAACAGAAACTCAAGACTATAATAGAACCACAATTAGAGAGACTAAGCAAAAATATTGGAGAAGCTATTTTAGAAGTGAATAATGGAGCTCCTAGTGCCGTTTTCTGTGTGGGGGGCGGTAGTGAATTACCTGGTTTGGCCGAAAAGCTAGCTAGTAAATTAGATTTGCCCCAGGAGAAAGTTGCTGTAAAAGGTTATGAGAAATGGGAAAAGGTTAAAAATTTACGAAAAGGCTTAAAAGGACCCCAGGGAGTTACTCCCCTTGGAATTGCTTTAAGTTCTGTACAAAATAAAAATTTTGGATTTATAGATGTTACAGTAAATAATGAACTTGTAAGATTATTTGAACACGGTGACATTAAAGTTGCTAATGCCCTGGTATCTGTAAGATTTCCTATGAAAGATTTGATTCCCAAACCTGGAGAAGGTCTAACTGTCTGGTTAAATGGTGAAAAAATATATTATCCTGGTCAGGAAGGTAAAACAGCCCAAATTAAGGTTAACGGTGAACCTGCTAGCTTGGAAACAGAATTAAAAACAGGAGATGAAATTACAGTCGAACCCGCACAAAAAGGGCCCAAGGCATCAGTGAAAATATCACAAATATTAAAACAAACAACTAATCAATATTTTTATTTTAATGATGATCAAATTAATTTTCCACAAGCTATTTATATTGATAAGGAAAGAATTGACCAAAAAAAAGGTCTTGATCTTTATATAAATCAAGATTGCCAAATTGAAACACGAGTGATTAATACCGTGGACGAGCTTATGAAACGTTTAGAAATTGATAATACTAAGTACTGTTTGTATGATAGTCAAAATAACAGATTTTTAGATGATACTGAAAATATAAAACCACAACAAGAAATTATTGTTAAACAAAAGTCTTTAAATGATTCAAAATCTGATGAAATTGTAGAATCAGAAACAACTAAAGGGGAAAATAAAGACAAAGGTCCGGAACAAATTCAGATTAATGTGAATGGAGAAGAACTTCAATTACCTGAAAAGGACTCCCATATATTTATGGATATATTTAATGTAGTGGATTTCAAGACTTCAATGAAAAAAGGAGATCTAGTCATGAAAATTAACGGAGAGCCAGCAGAGTTTACCGATGTTATTAAAAATGGAGATGAGTTGATGATTTACTGGTCAGAAGAAGGTCCTAAAAAACTTCCTAGAATTTAG
- a CDS encoding sodium-dependent transporter produces MPNEPREQWASRLGFVLAAAGSAVGLGNIWRFPYVVGEHGGAAFLFLYLIAIVLIGYPVMITEISMGRSTQKNPVGAFKALAPNTPWWLVGGLGVLTGFVILSFYSVIAGWSMSYIFKAIAGFPEGAGANEQLFGQHIAGVAEPLIYHFIFMVITVGVIAAGVVKGIQRIVELLMPILVVLLLIVVFRGVTLEGAGEGLAFLFSPDFSAVQPETILSAIGQSFFTLSLGMGAIITYGSYLSSKDEVPNSAIQIIGADTGIAILAGLAIFPAMFALGFETTQGPGLVFITLPAVFAEMPMGELFGFLFFLLLSIAALTSAISLLEVVAAYVIDEKNWPRKKAAAVVGAIIFVVGIPPALHAGVLSDVTIIGMDMLDFYDFISDSIMLPLGGVLTVIFAGHVWGMKNVADEANKGSRGLKIGHWMEPLLKYVIPLGVLIVMIVGIIDTLGG; encoded by the coding sequence ATGCCAAATGAACCAAGAGAACAATGGGCATCTAGATTAGGTTTTGTCCTAGCAGCAGCAGGATCAGCAGTTGGATTAGGTAATATTTGGAGATTCCCCTATGTTGTTGGTGAACACGGTGGTGCTGCTTTTTTATTTCTCTATCTTATTGCAATAGTATTAATCGGTTATCCTGTAATGATTACTGAAATTTCTATGGGAAGAAGTACTCAGAAGAACCCTGTAGGTGCTTTTAAAGCCCTAGCTCCTAATACACCCTGGTGGCTCGTAGGGGGATTGGGTGTTCTTACTGGATTTGTAATTTTGAGTTTTTATTCCGTTATTGCCGGTTGGTCTATGTCTTATATTTTTAAAGCTATTGCTGGTTTTCCGGAAGGAGCTGGTGCCAATGAACAATTATTTGGTCAGCATATCGCCGGGGTAGCCGAGCCATTAATATATCATTTTATTTTTATGGTAATAACTGTTGGAGTGATTGCAGCAGGTGTAGTTAAAGGAATTCAGCGAATTGTGGAATTATTAATGCCGATTTTGGTCGTCTTACTATTAATAGTTGTGTTTAGAGGTGTTACTTTAGAGGGTGCGGGAGAAGGTTTAGCATTCTTATTTAGCCCTGATTTTAGTGCTGTGCAGCCTGAAACAATCCTAAGTGCTATTGGTCAATCCTTTTTTACTTTGAGTTTGGGTATGGGAGCTATTATCACTTACGGTAGTTATCTTTCTAGTAAGGATGAAGTGCCTAATAGTGCAATTCAAATTATCGGTGCAGATACAGGGATTGCAATTTTGGCAGGTTTGGCCATCTTTCCAGCGATGTTCGCCCTGGGTTTTGAAACAACTCAAGGCCCTGGATTGGTATTTATTACTTTACCTGCAGTATTTGCTGAAATGCCAATGGGAGAGCTATTCGGATTCTTATTCTTCCTGTTATTGTCAATTGCGGCTTTAACTTCTGCAATTTCACTTCTCGAGGTTGTGGCGGCATATGTTATAGATGAGAAAAACTGGCCTAGGAAAAAGGCAGCTGCTGTGGTAGGAGCTATCATTTTTGTAGTTGGTATCCCACCGGCACTCCATGCTGGGGTCTTATCAGATGTGACAATCATTGGAATGGATATGCTTGATTTTTACGATTTTATTTCTGATAGTATTATGTTGCCCCTAGGTGGTGTCTTGACTGTAATTTTTGCTGGCCACGTTTGGGGGATGAAAAATGTTGCTGATGAAGCCAACAAGGGTTCTCGAGGATTAAAAATAGGTCACTGGATGGAACCATTGCTTAAATATGTAATTCCCCTCGGTGTTTTAATAGTAATGATTGTGGGAATTATTGATACTTTAGGTGGATAA
- a CDS encoding ISNCY family transposase, protein MFCDIVTPRMFCENVTMTKKVTYQMTQEEIKKLNIINQTIDGYLTIRDAARALNLSDRQIKRLKKGVQLEGPSFVIHKSRGKKPDHSVPESTEKHIISLKLEKYPNANFTHFTELLNEREKISISRPVVHRILSKAGISSPKKHKKSKSHHRRKRKDRMGLLVQIDASPYDWFDTGFDCDLHAAIDDATGALLGLFFVENECLEGYFQIMHQLISNYGIPASLYSDKHTIFRSPKSDKLSIDEQLAGKQVKPTQFGAAMEELGVTIIPANSPQAKGRVERLFDTLQSRLPTLFKLHNITTMEKANEFLQKDFLPDFNKRFALKPENELSAFTCLNQDINLDHILCSKFKRTVDNSATFSFEGSYYQILDKNSQLVPKSKVTVLSNPKFGVKVKYKDMVFETQIVDKPSTTKMTKKVKTTQSPKNRIVPDENHPWRKQSERTNLNYDLTDQELLDTILNTRDRV, encoded by the coding sequence TTGTTCTGTGATATTGTCACCCCTAGAATGTTCTGTGAAAATGTCACTATGACTAAAAAGGTGACATATCAAATGACCCAAGAAGAAATTAAAAAACTAAATATTATCAATCAAACAATTGATGGCTACTTAACCATTAGAGATGCAGCACGAGCTTTGAACCTCAGTGATCGACAAATTAAACGACTGAAGAAAGGAGTGCAACTAGAAGGACCCAGTTTTGTCATACATAAAAGCCGAGGTAAAAAGCCTGATCATTCTGTTCCTGAAAGTACTGAAAAACATATCATTTCTCTAAAGTTAGAAAAATACCCAAATGCAAATTTCACTCATTTTACAGAACTTTTAAACGAGCGAGAAAAAATCTCTATCAGTAGGCCAGTTGTTCATAGAATTCTTAGTAAAGCTGGAATTTCTAGTCCTAAAAAACATAAAAAGAGTAAGAGTCACCACAGACGCAAACGCAAGGACAGAATGGGACTTTTAGTACAAATAGACGCCTCACCTTATGACTGGTTTGACACTGGCTTTGATTGTGATTTACACGCTGCTATCGATGATGCCACAGGAGCTTTGCTAGGATTATTTTTTGTTGAAAATGAATGTCTTGAGGGATACTTTCAGATTATGCATCAGTTAATTTCAAACTATGGTATTCCTGCAAGTCTTTATAGCGATAAGCACACTATTTTTAGATCACCTAAATCGGACAAGCTTTCGATTGATGAACAGCTCGCAGGTAAACAAGTTAAGCCTACTCAATTTGGTGCAGCTATGGAAGAGTTAGGAGTCACTATTATACCTGCTAACTCTCCACAAGCAAAAGGACGAGTTGAAAGGCTTTTTGATACTTTACAAAGCAGACTGCCCACACTTTTTAAGCTACACAATATAACTACCATGGAGAAAGCTAATGAATTTTTACAAAAAGATTTCTTGCCTGATTTTAATAAAAGATTTGCCCTAAAGCCCGAAAATGAGCTATCGGCTTTTACCTGTTTAAATCAAGATATTAATCTTGATCATATACTTTGTTCTAAATTCAAAAGAACTGTGGACAACAGTGCCACTTTCTCTTTTGAAGGAAGTTACTATCAAATTTTAGATAAAAATAGTCAACTGGTTCCTAAATCTAAAGTTACTGTCCTATCTAATCCTAAATTTGGAGTTAAAGTAAAATATAAAGATATGGTGTTTGAAACTCAAATTGTGGACAAGCCTTCAACTACTAAAATGACCAAAAAAGTTAAAACAACGCAATCACCTAAAAATAGAATAGTCCCAGATGAAAATCACCCTTGGAGAAAACAAAGTGAAAGAACAAATCTTAACTACGACCTGACTGATCAAGAACTTTTAGATACTATACTAAATACCAGGGACCGAGTTTAA
- a CDS encoding helix-turn-helix domain-containing protein, with the protein MGVVGNNIGQKIKRARYEKDMTQEELAGKDFNRSFLSQIEKGLVKPSDRVLSIIADRLNLPLSYFYEPEDPDKDDEQAINALNKARNLIQSNKMDEALELITKSLKLQDISPKYAGLLMKEQGEIYFQGNNIQKSLSSLKKAKIIFGDHKYHHELCSTLNHIGEIYNQSESYKEATQHLQQAINILEDHFVMDNILYLDVYFNLALSYLGEQKYHEAINTLTQAIPYSSKTNNFYNFGELHYLLGRCYQKTGKFAKARVAFETAIEQFVMFNKNKYTGKTQLALGELEETEGNLTSAERYYLKALEQFTLLESNDQRERLKLKLLNIYLQLDKKEKIKGLAPFDLELVDSLSEKIDLSYELSKIHLEKEDFDNCFIVLQFLNDLVDRARRRKIFSDKKLLFYYSWMSHLYLNMEYYERGRKCLKQCNSIIKKLGE; encoded by the coding sequence GTGGGAGTTGTGGGAAATAATATAGGCCAAAAAATTAAAAGAGCTCGTTATGAAAAGGATATGACTCAAGAGGAATTAGCCGGTAAAGATTTTAACCGCAGCTTTTTAAGTCAAATTGAAAAAGGACTTGTTAAGCCATCTGATCGGGTTCTGTCCATCATAGCTGACCGTTTAAATTTACCACTAAGCTACTTTTATGAACCTGAAGACCCTGATAAGGATGATGAGCAAGCTATAAACGCTTTAAATAAAGCTAGAAATCTTATTCAATCTAATAAAATGGATGAGGCCTTAGAACTTATCACGAAATCTTTGAAACTACAAGATATATCACCTAAATATGCCGGTCTATTAATGAAGGAACAAGGTGAGATTTATTTCCAGGGAAATAACATTCAAAAATCTCTTTCTTCTCTAAAAAAAGCCAAAATCATTTTCGGAGATCATAAATACCACCATGAATTATGTTCTACCTTAAATCACATAGGCGAAATTTATAACCAATCTGAATCATATAAAGAAGCAACTCAACACTTACAACAGGCTATCAATATATTAGAAGACCATTTCGTCATGGATAATATATTATATCTAGATGTTTACTTTAATCTAGCCTTGTCTTATTTAGGAGAGCAAAAGTACCATGAGGCAATTAACACTCTCACTCAGGCAATTCCCTATTCATCTAAAACAAACAATTTTTATAATTTTGGAGAACTGCACTATTTATTAGGTAGATGTTACCAAAAGACCGGAAAATTTGCTAAAGCTAGAGTTGCCTTTGAAACAGCTATAGAACAATTTGTAATGTTTAATAAAAATAAATATACAGGAAAGACTCAGCTGGCTTTAGGTGAACTTGAAGAAACTGAAGGGAATTTAACTTCAGCTGAAAGATATTATTTAAAAGCTTTAGAACAATTCACATTATTAGAATCTAATGATCAAAGGGAAAGGTTAAAGCTAAAATTATTGAATATTTATTTACAACTAGATAAAAAAGAGAAAATTAAAGGCCTAGCTCCCTTTGATCTGGAGTTAGTTGATAGCCTATCTGAAAAAATTGATCTATCTTATGAGCTGTCCAAAATTCATTTGGAAAAAGAAGATTTTGACAACTGCTTTATAGTATTACAATTTTTAAACGATCTAGTGGATAGAGCAAGACGTAGAAAAATATTTTCCGACAAGAAATTATTATTTTACTACAGCTGGATGTCCCATCTCTATTTAAATATGGAATACTACGAACGAGGAAGAAAGTGTTTGAAACAATGTAATTCAATTATTAAAAAACTAGGGGAATAA